A section of the Phaseolus vulgaris cultivar G19833 chromosome 8, P. vulgaris v2.0, whole genome shotgun sequence genome encodes:
- the LOC137824668 gene encoding uncharacterized protein produces MAEKLPFGEGALINRSPLFCGLNYQFWKDGSSIEKPWSQWTDAENKKVKFVCIAKNIITSALNFDEFFRISQCASAKEMWALEVTHEGTNDVKRAKKHTLIKEYEMFRKLKGEPIVEVQKRFTHIVNHLMSLGNIFDKEELNIKILKCLDRSWQPKVTAIS; encoded by the exons atggctgaaaaactaccttttggggagggtgccttAATTAACAggtcacctttgttttgtggtttgaattatcagttttggaag gatggatcttctattgaaaaaccatggtcccaatggactgatgctgaaaataaaaaagtcAAGTTTGTttgcattgccaagaatatcataacctctgctttgaactttgatgaatttttcaggatctcaCAATGCGCatctgctaaggaaatgtgggctCTAGAGGTaacccatgaaggaacaaatgatgtgaagagagcaaagaaacatactctaataaaagagtatgagatgttcagaaagCTCAAAGGAGAACCAATTGTTGAAgtacaaaagagattcactCACATTGTCAATCATCTAATGAGTCTTGGAAACATCTTTGACAAAGaggagttgaacatcaagattctcaagtgtcttgatagatcttggcaacctaaagtCACGGCTATCTCATAA